A genomic window from Yoonia rosea includes:
- the glyA gene encoding serine hydroxymethyltransferase produces MNVTVRDNGFFTETLETRDPALHAAMQAELKRQRKEIELIASENIVSAAVMEAQGGVMTNKYAEGYPGRRYYGGCEHVDVAENLAIERACELFGCSFANVQPNSGSQANQGVFQALIKPGDTILGMSLDAGGHLTHGAKPNQSGKIYNAIQYGVRQQDSLLDYDQVQELATEHQPKLIIAGGSAIPRIIDFAKMREIADSVGAYLLVDMAHFAGLVAAGLYPSPFPHAHVATTTTHKTLRGPRGGMILTNDEALAKKFNSAIFPGIQGGPLMHVIAGKAVAFGEALRPEFKTYQEQVVKNAQALADQLMKGGLDIVTGGTDTHLMLVDLRPKGVKGNATEKALERAHITCNKNGIPFDPESPMVTSGIRLGSPAGTTRGFGEPEFRQIADWIVEVTEGLAANGEDGNGDVEAKVRAEVEALCDRFPIYPNL; encoded by the coding sequence ATGAACGTCACTGTCCGCGACAACGGATTTTTCACCGAAACACTGGAAACGCGCGATCCGGCGCTGCACGCCGCGATGCAAGCAGAGTTGAAACGCCAGCGCAAAGAGATCGAACTGATCGCGTCTGAAAACATCGTCAGCGCCGCCGTGATGGAAGCGCAAGGCGGCGTGATGACGAATAAATACGCCGAAGGCTACCCTGGCCGGCGCTATTACGGCGGCTGCGAGCACGTGGATGTGGCCGAGAACCTCGCCATTGAGCGCGCTTGCGAGCTCTTCGGTTGCAGTTTTGCTAATGTGCAGCCCAATTCCGGCTCTCAGGCTAACCAGGGTGTCTTTCAGGCGCTGATCAAGCCGGGCGACACCATCCTCGGCATGTCGCTTGATGCGGGTGGCCACCTGACACATGGTGCCAAACCCAACCAGTCAGGCAAGATTTATAACGCCATCCAGTACGGCGTGCGTCAGCAGGACAGCCTGCTGGATTATGATCAGGTACAGGAACTGGCAACCGAACATCAGCCCAAGCTGATCATCGCCGGTGGCTCGGCCATTCCGCGCATCATCGACTTTGCAAAAATGCGCGAAATCGCGGACAGCGTCGGGGCCTATCTTCTGGTGGATATGGCGCATTTCGCAGGTCTTGTGGCCGCTGGCCTCTACCCCTCGCCTTTCCCGCACGCACATGTCGCGACAACGACAACGCACAAAACCCTGCGCGGCCCTCGCGGCGGTATGATCCTGACCAATGACGAGGCACTGGCGAAGAAGTTCAACTCGGCCATATTCCCGGGCATTCAGGGCGGCCCTCTGATGCATGTGATCGCAGGCAAGGCTGTCGCCTTTGGCGAGGCACTGCGCCCTGAATTCAAGACCTATCAGGAACAGGTTGTCAAAAACGCGCAGGCGCTGGCCGACCAGTTGATGAAAGGTGGCCTCGATATCGTCACCGGCGGCACCGACACGCACCTGATGCTGGTTGATTTGCGCCCCAAAGGCGTCAAAGGCAACGCGACCGAAAAGGCATTGGAGCGCGCCCATATCACCTGCAACAAAAACGGCATCCCCTTTGATCCGGAAAGCCCGATGGTCACATCCGGTATCCGTCTGGGGTCACCCGCCGGTACGACACGCGGCTTTGGCGAACCTGAATTCCGCCAGATCGCGGACTGGATCGTGGAAGTGACCGAAGGTCTGGCCGCCAATGGTGAGGACGGCAACGGCGACGTCGAAGCCAAAGTGCGCGCCGAAGTCGAAGCGCTCTGTGACCGCTTCCCGATTTATCCGAACCTGTAA
- a CDS encoding NAD kinase: MPRPKIAFVASPVPIAQNALRALAAKHGDVPQDEADVIVALGGDGFMLQTLHATQGLDVPVYGMNRGTVGFLMNEYHADDLQTRLDEAEEEVINPLTMTALTVDGAMHEALAINEVSLLRAGPQAAKLRITVDGKLRMNELVCDGALVATPAGSTAYNYSAHGPILPIGSDVLALTAMAAFRPRRWRGALLPKRAVVRFDVIDPGKRPVMADADGKSVRDVVSVEIHSEPSIRHRILFDPGHGLEERLIREQFA; encoded by the coding sequence ATGCCGCGCCCCAAGATCGCCTTTGTCGCCAGTCCCGTGCCGATTGCACAAAACGCCTTGCGCGCTTTGGCCGCAAAGCATGGGGACGTGCCGCAGGATGAAGCGGATGTGATCGTTGCCCTCGGGGGGGATGGTTTCATGCTCCAGACCCTGCATGCCACGCAGGGATTGGATGTGCCTGTCTACGGGATGAACCGCGGCACTGTCGGGTTCTTGATGAATGAATATCATGCAGATGATCTGCAGACGCGGCTGGATGAGGCCGAAGAAGAGGTGATCAACCCGCTCACCATGACAGCGCTGACCGTTGATGGCGCAATGCATGAGGCGCTGGCAATCAACGAGGTCAGCCTGCTGCGCGCGGGTCCGCAGGCGGCAAAGCTGCGGATCACGGTGGATGGCAAGCTGCGCATGAATGAACTTGTCTGCGACGGCGCGCTGGTGGCAACCCCTGCGGGGTCGACCGCCTATAACTACTCCGCCCACGGGCCGATTCTGCCCATCGGGTCGGACGTTCTGGCGCTCACCGCCATGGCCGCCTTCCGCCCCCGCCGCTGGCGCGGGGCGCTGTTGCCGAAACGGGCTGTCGTGCGGTTCGATGTGATTGATCCGGGCAAACGCCCCGTGATGGCCGATGCCGACGGGAAATCGGTGCGCGATGTGGTGAGTGTGGAAATCCACTCGGAACCGTCGATCCGCCACCGGATCCTGTTCGATCCGGGGCACGGGCTGGAAGAGCGGCTGATCAGGGAACAGTTTGCTTGA
- the prpE gene encoding propionate-CoA ligase PrpE — MGYAEVYGAWQNDPEGFWMEQAKSIDWVTPPTKALDDSKAPLYRWFTDAEVNTCYNAVDRHVENGRGAQTAIIYDSPVTQTKHTITYAELQTRVASLAGALRAKGVEKGDRVIIYMPMIPEALEAMLASARLGAIHSVVFGGFAANELAVRIDDATPKAIIAGSCGIEPGRVVHYKPLLDGAIEMATHKPDFCVIFQREQEVAALIEGRDYDWHGFQAGVEPAECVPVKGDHPAYILYTSGTTGAPKGVVRPTAGHLVALNWTMKAIYNVDPGDVFWAASDVGWVVGHSYICYAPLIHGNTTVVFEGKPVGTPDAGTFWRVIEEYNVKSFFTAPTAFRAIKREDPKGELIKNYDISCLRALYLAGERADPDTIEWAQRVMNVPVYDHWWQTETGYTIAGNPAGIEALPVKIGSPTVAMPGYDVQILDEAGHPMKPGELGAIAVKLPLPPGTLPTLWNAEERFVKSYLTTFPGYYETGDAGMIDEDGYLYIMARTDDVINVAGHRLSTGAMEEVLAGHPDVGECAVIGVTDELKGQLPMGFVCLNKGCETTPEQIVKDCVKRVRDTIGPVAAFKLVAVVDRLPKTRSGKILRATMVKIADGADFKMPATIDDPAILDEIKEALKPLGYAGG, encoded by the coding sequence ATGGGATATGCTGAGGTTTATGGCGCGTGGCAGAACGATCCGGAAGGTTTCTGGATGGAGCAGGCCAAATCGATTGACTGGGTCACCCCGCCTACAAAGGCACTTGATGACAGCAAGGCCCCGCTCTACCGCTGGTTTACCGACGCCGAGGTAAACACCTGCTACAACGCCGTTGACCGCCATGTAGAAAACGGGCGCGGCGCACAGACGGCTATTATCTACGACAGCCCCGTCACCCAGACCAAGCACACCATCACCTATGCGGAATTGCAGACACGCGTCGCTTCGCTTGCCGGGGCCTTGCGCGCCAAAGGCGTCGAGAAAGGTGACCGCGTCATCATCTACATGCCGATGATCCCCGAAGCGCTCGAGGCGATGCTGGCTTCTGCGCGTTTGGGCGCGATCCACTCGGTTGTATTTGGGGGCTTTGCGGCAAACGAACTGGCAGTGCGCATTGATGACGCTACCCCCAAGGCGATCATCGCAGGGTCCTGCGGGATCGAGCCCGGGCGCGTCGTGCATTACAAGCCTCTGCTGGACGGAGCCATCGAAATGGCGACGCACAAGCCCGATTTCTGCGTCATCTTTCAGCGCGAACAGGAAGTTGCCGCCCTGATCGAGGGGCGTGACTACGACTGGCACGGGTTTCAGGCCGGTGTTGAACCTGCGGAATGTGTGCCCGTCAAAGGCGATCACCCCGCCTATATCCTCTACACCTCGGGCACGACCGGCGCGCCCAAAGGGGTTGTGCGCCCTACCGCGGGCCACCTTGTGGCGCTGAACTGGACAATGAAGGCCATCTACAACGTCGATCCCGGCGATGTCTTCTGGGCTGCGTCAGATGTGGGCTGGGTCGTGGGCCATTCCTATATCTGCTACGCGCCCTTGATCCACGGCAACACTACGGTCGTTTTCGAGGGCAAGCCCGTTGGCACGCCCGACGCAGGCACCTTCTGGCGCGTCATTGAAGAGTACAACGTCAAATCCTTCTTCACCGCCCCCACCGCCTTCCGCGCGATCAAACGCGAAGACCCCAAGGGCGAGTTGATCAAGAACTACGATATCTCATGCCTGCGCGCACTTTATCTGGCAGGTGAACGGGCGGACCCTGACACGATTGAATGGGCCCAGCGCGTCATGAACGTGCCGGTCTATGATCACTGGTGGCAGACCGAAACGGGCTATACCATTGCAGGCAACCCTGCAGGGATCGAGGCGCTGCCCGTCAAGATCGGTTCGCCCACTGTCGCGATGCCTGGCTACGACGTGCAAATTCTGGACGAAGCGGGCCACCCGATGAAACCCGGCGAATTGGGTGCCATTGCTGTCAAACTGCCCCTGCCCCCGGGCACGTTGCCGACACTCTGGAACGCCGAAGAGCGGTTCGTGAAATCCTACCTGACCACCTTCCCGGGTTACTATGAAACCGGCGATGCGGGCATGATTGATGAGGACGGCTATCTCTACATCATGGCGCGCACCGATGATGTGATCAACGTAGCGGGCCACAGGCTTTCGACCGGCGCGATGGAAGAGGTGCTGGCGGGGCATCCCGACGTTGGCGAATGCGCGGTGATCGGTGTGACGGATGAGCTCAAGGGACAGCTGCCCATGGGGTTTGTCTGCCTCAACAAAGGCTGTGAAACGACGCCCGAACAGATCGTGAAAGACTGCGTCAAACGGGTGCGCGATACGATCGGCCCCGTGGCTGCGTTCAAACTGGTCGCCGTGGTAGACCGCCTGCCAAAAACACGGTCGGGCAAGATCCTGCGCGCGACAATGGTCAAGATTGCAGATGGCGCAGACTTCAAAATGCCCGCGACCATTGATGATCCGGCGATTCTGGACGAGATCAAAGAGGCATTGAAGCCGCTGGGGTATGCTGGGGGCTAG
- a CDS encoding NADP-dependent malic enzyme, with translation MTDDAKDSLREAALHYHKYPKPGKLEIRATKPLATGRDLARAYSPGVAEACIEIKNDPDTARDYTSRGNLVAVVTNGTAVLGLGNIGALASKPVMEGKAVLFKKFANIDCFDIELNEPDPEKLADIVCALEPTFGAINLEDIKAPDCFIVEKICRERMNIPVFHDDQHGTAIVVGAAATNALRIAGKKFEDIKIVSTGGGAAGIACLNMLLKLGVKRENVYLCDIEGLVYAGREKDMTPQKAEYAQGATAKTLDDVIADADLFLGLSGPGVLKPEMVAKMAERPIIFALANPNPEIDPEAARAVNPDAIIATGRSDFPNQVNNVLCFPFIFRGALDVGATEINDEMKIACVEGIAALARATTSAEAAAAYQGEKLTFGADYLIPKPFDPRLMGVVASAVAGAAIETGVATRPVDDMKAYKAALDGSVFKSAMIMRPVFEAARTVTRQIVFAEGEDERVLRASQAIMEETTDTPILIGRPEVIAARCERAGLKIRPGVDFSIVNPQDDPRYRDYWGTYHDLMARRGVTPDLAKAVMRTNSTAIAAVMVHRGEADSMICGTFGQYLWHLNYVSQVLGTDGYHPIAGLSLMILEDGPLFIADTQVHPEPTPAQIAETVIGAARHVRRFGVDPKIALCSHSQFGNLESDSGRRMRAAMEILDSAPRDFAYEGEMHVDAALDVELRNRVFPAAHLPGAANTLVFANTDAASGVRNILKMKGGGLEVGPILMGMGNRCHIVTPSITARGLLNMSAIAGTPVAHYG, from the coding sequence ATGACAGACGATGCAAAAGATAGCCTGAGAGAGGCCGCACTTCACTATCATAAGTACCCCAAGCCCGGAAAACTCGAAATCCGCGCCACAAAGCCGCTGGCCACAGGCCGCGACCTTGCGCGCGCCTATTCCCCCGGTGTTGCCGAGGCCTGTATCGAGATCAAGAATGATCCCGACACCGCTCGCGACTATACCTCGCGCGGCAATCTGGTGGCGGTTGTCACCAATGGCACGGCCGTCTTGGGCCTTGGCAATATCGGCGCGCTGGCATCCAAGCCGGTGATGGAAGGCAAGGCGGTTCTGTTCAAGAAATTCGCCAATATCGATTGCTTTGATATCGAACTGAACGAACCCGACCCGGAAAAGCTTGCCGATATCGTTTGCGCGCTCGAGCCCACATTCGGCGCGATCAACCTTGAAGACATCAAGGCCCCTGATTGCTTTATCGTCGAGAAAATCTGCCGCGAGCGGATGAATATCCCCGTCTTCCACGATGACCAGCACGGCACGGCGATTGTTGTGGGTGCTGCGGCCACCAACGCGCTACGGATCGCTGGCAAGAAATTCGAAGACATCAAAATCGTCAGCACAGGCGGCGGCGCGGCCGGCATCGCCTGCCTGAATATGCTGCTGAAACTGGGCGTGAAGCGCGAGAACGTTTATCTTTGCGATATCGAGGGCCTTGTCTACGCAGGCCGCGAAAAAGACATGACGCCACAAAAGGCCGAATACGCCCAAGGCGCAACGGCCAAGACACTGGACGACGTGATCGCGGATGCTGACCTGTTTCTTGGCCTCTCCGGCCCCGGCGTTCTCAAGCCCGAGATGGTTGCTAAAATGGCCGAGCGGCCAATTATTTTTGCATTGGCCAACCCCAACCCTGAAATTGATCCCGAAGCGGCGCGTGCGGTCAATCCCGACGCGATCATCGCCACGGGACGCAGTGATTTCCCGAACCAGGTCAACAACGTCTTGTGCTTTCCGTTCATCTTCCGCGGGGCGCTGGACGTCGGCGCGACCGAGATCAACGACGAGATGAAAATCGCCTGCGTTGAAGGCATCGCAGCACTTGCCCGCGCCACGACAAGCGCCGAAGCCGCCGCCGCCTATCAAGGCGAGAAGCTCACTTTCGGGGCCGATTATCTGATCCCGAAACCCTTTGATCCGCGCCTGATGGGTGTTGTCGCCAGCGCCGTCGCCGGAGCAGCAATCGAAACCGGTGTCGCCACCCGCCCTGTCGACGATATGAAGGCCTACAAGGCTGCGCTTGACGGTTCCGTCTTCAAGTCTGCCATGATCATGCGCCCCGTGTTCGAGGCCGCGCGCACAGTCACCCGCCAGATCGTCTTTGCCGAAGGCGAGGACGAGCGCGTACTGCGTGCGTCTCAGGCGATTATGGAAGAAACCACCGACACACCAATCCTGATCGGCCGCCCCGAGGTGATCGCGGCGCGCTGCGAACGCGCGGGCCTGAAAATCAGACCGGGTGTGGATTTCAGTATCGTGAACCCTCAGGACGACCCGCGCTATCGGGATTATTGGGGCACATATCACGATCTGATGGCTCGCAGGGGGGTGACCCCTGATCTGGCCAAGGCCGTGATGCGCACCAACAGCACCGCGATTGCCGCCGTCATGGTGCACCGTGGCGAAGCCGACAGCATGATCTGCGGCACCTTTGGCCAGTATCTCTGGCACCTCAACTACGTCAGTCAGGTGCTGGGCACTGACGGCTATCACCCCATTGCGGGTCTGTCGCTGATGATCCTTGAGGATGGCCCGCTCTTTATTGCCGACACCCAAGTGCATCCCGAACCCACGCCCGCACAAATCGCCGAGACGGTGATCGGGGCGGCACGGCACGTGCGCCGCTTTGGTGTTGATCCGAAAATCGCACTGTGTTCGCACAGCCAGTTCGGCAACCTTGAAAGCGACAGCGGACGCCGGATGCGCGCGGCGATGGAAATCCTCGACAGCGCGCCACGTGATTTTGCCTATGAGGGCGAAATGCATGTCGATGCCGCGTTGGATGTGGAACTGCGCAACCGCGTCTTCCCTGCGGCGCACCTGCCGGGCGCTGCAAACACGCTTGTGTTTGCCAACACAGATGCCGCCTCTGGCGTGCGCAATATCCTGAAGATGAAGGGGGGCGGGCTCGAGGTCGGGCCGATCCTGATGGGGATGGGCAACCGCTGTCATATTGTGACACCATCCATCACCGCGCGCGGCCTTTTGAACATGTCCGCCATCGCAGGGACACCCGTGGCGCATTACGGCTAG
- a CDS encoding cupin domain-containing protein has protein sequence MTEPNEIRAELCLPTTDLRADLGFFGGTLGMRLDMIYPADDPSVAVYSGHGVRVRLDQGTGDRPGLLRILTDDAGFADGQKRLTSPGGTRVEVHPLHPPLELPPTDHAFVVRRLADQAPWVIGRAGMQYRDLIPTRLGGSIIASHIRIPDGGPVPDMVHFHKVGFQLIFCYRGWVDVVYEDQGPPIRLTAGDCFIQPPEIRHRVLEASDGIEVIEIGVPAEHITEIDHDMTLPTPHLRPDREWQGQRFVFNEGAKATWGPARLSGFIARDTTIATNTKGVAGVNVLRKGTGDPVWASHDADIHFTFVMEGTMTLEGEGKDTFTLSPGDAFVIPPGMQTRYADPSDDLELLEVTLPGVFTTT, from the coding sequence ATGACAGAGCCGAATGAAATACGCGCCGAACTGTGCCTGCCGACAACAGACTTGCGTGCTGATCTTGGGTTTTTCGGCGGCACCTTGGGGATGCGGCTGGATATGATTTATCCTGCTGATGACCCCTCTGTCGCGGTCTATTCCGGTCACGGTGTGCGGGTGCGGCTTGATCAAGGCACCGGCGATCGCCCCGGCCTGCTGCGTATTCTGACGGATGATGCAGGATTTGCGGATGGGCAAAAGAGGCTGACATCCCCCGGTGGCACACGGGTTGAGGTGCATCCGCTGCACCCGCCCTTGGAACTGCCGCCAACCGATCACGCCTTTGTCGTCCGCCGGCTTGCCGATCAGGCGCCCTGGGTAATTGGCCGCGCAGGGATGCAATACCGTGACCTGATCCCGACCCGATTGGGCGGGTCGATCATTGCCAGCCACATTCGTATTCCGGATGGCGGGCCCGTTCCGGATATGGTGCATTTTCACAAGGTCGGGTTTCAGCTGATCTTCTGCTACCGTGGCTGGGTCGATGTGGTCTATGAGGACCAAGGCCCACCGATCCGCCTGACCGCAGGTGATTGCTTTATCCAGCCCCCCGAAATCCGCCACCGCGTGCTGGAAGCCTCGGACGGGATCGAGGTGATCGAAATCGGTGTGCCCGCAGAACACATCACTGAGATTGATCACGACATGACATTGCCCACCCCGCACCTGCGGCCTGACCGTGAATGGCAGGGACAGAGGTTTGTCTTCAACGAAGGGGCAAAGGCCACATGGGGTCCTGCGCGTCTGTCTGGTTTTATCGCGCGTGATACGACCATTGCGACCAATACCAAAGGCGTGGCAGGCGTGAATGTCCTGCGCAAAGGGACAGGCGATCCGGTCTGGGCCAGCCATGATGCCGACATTCATTTTACGTTTGTCATGGAAGGCACGATGACATTGGAAGGAGAGGGCAAAGACACGTTCACCTTGTCGCCCGGTGATGCCTTTGTGATCCCGCCTGGCATGCAGACGCGTTACGCTGATCCATCGGATGATCTGGAACTGCTCGAAGTCACCTTGCCAGGCGTCTTTACGACGACCTAA
- a CDS encoding cytidine deaminase — protein sequence MHPAASRHTLDAIDTGGLMSLIDHARAVRENAYAPYSKFKVGAALRATSGAVHVGCNVENVAYPEGTCAEAGAIAAMIAAGDTAIAEIAVIADSPKPVSPCGGCRQKIAEFAKGDVKVTLTTTDGIVHETTVATLLPGSFDADYMSRV from the coding sequence TTGCATCCGGCCGCCTCCCGTCACACTCTGGACGCCATTGATACCGGAGGCCTCATGTCATTGATTGATCACGCGCGCGCGGTTCGCGAAAACGCCTATGCACCATATTCGAAATTCAAGGTAGGGGCGGCGCTGCGGGCCACGTCCGGTGCTGTGCATGTCGGCTGCAACGTCGAAAACGTGGCCTATCCCGAAGGCACCTGCGCCGAGGCTGGCGCGATTGCCGCGATGATTGCGGCAGGTGATACTGCCATCGCCGAAATCGCTGTGATCGCGGACAGCCCCAAACCCGTCAGCCCTTGTGGTGGATGCCGCCAGAAGATTGCGGAGTTCGCCAAGGGCGATGTCAAAGTGACCCTGACGACAACCGATGGAATCGTGCATGAAACCACGGTCGCAACCCTGTTGCCGGGCAGTTTCGACGCAGACTATATGAGCCGCGTCTGA
- a CDS encoding thymidine phosphorylase: MDARAIIAAVRDKKAPTQDELTWFAKGLASGAVSDAQAGAFAMAVVLNGLGDAGRTALTIGMRDSGDVMTWDLPGPVIDKHSTGGVGDCVSLILAPVLAACGVYVPMISGRGLGHTGGTLDKLEAIPGVNINVSEKQLRLITREVGCAIVSATGQIAPADRRLYAVRDVTATVESIDLITASILSKKLAAGLDSLILDVKCGSGAFMKTHEEARALARALVTAANGAGCTTAAMITDMNEPLAPALGNAVEVAICMEVLAGNTEVAPRLYDLTVGLCTQLLMMQGEETAAAVQRVKEALSSGAAMERFSQMIAALGGPPDMAQDWHTHLPKAPVVGDVTAPASGYIAAIDGEALGLAVVALGGGRNVETDQVNPAVGLTEVVRLGARVSRGDPLCVVHAADEDAAIAGAMAVQAAVTIGDAVTPGPLVIEGIT, from the coding sequence ATGGACGCCCGCGCCATCATCGCCGCAGTCAGGGACAAGAAGGCCCCCACGCAGGACGAGTTGACATGGTTCGCCAAAGGGTTGGCCAGCGGTGCGGTCAGTGATGCGCAAGCGGGTGCTTTTGCCATGGCGGTGGTGTTGAACGGGCTTGGTGATGCGGGGCGCACGGCACTGACCATCGGGATGCGCGACAGTGGCGACGTAATGACATGGGATTTGCCCGGTCCCGTGATTGACAAGCATTCAACCGGCGGCGTGGGCGATTGTGTGTCGCTGATCCTTGCGCCGGTGCTGGCGGCCTGCGGCGTCTATGTCCCGATGATCTCAGGGCGTGGTCTGGGCCATACCGGCGGTACTCTGGACAAGCTTGAGGCGATCCCGGGTGTAAACATCAACGTCTCTGAAAAGCAGTTGCGCCTGATCACCCGCGAGGTGGGTTGCGCGATTGTCAGTGCGACCGGCCAGATTGCCCCTGCCGACCGCCGCCTTTACGCGGTCCGCGATGTGACGGCGACCGTCGAGAGCATTGACCTGATCACAGCGTCGATCCTGTCCAAAAAGCTGGCGGCGGGGCTGGATAGCCTGATCCTCGATGTCAAATGCGGCTCGGGTGCGTTTATGAAAACGCATGAAGAGGCGCGTGCGCTGGCACGGGCGCTGGTGACTGCCGCCAATGGCGCGGGGTGTACCACGGCGGCGATGATTACGGATATGAACGAACCTCTGGCCCCTGCGCTGGGCAATGCGGTTGAGGTGGCAATCTGTATGGAGGTACTGGCGGGCAATACAGAGGTCGCACCGCGGCTCTATGACCTGACCGTCGGGCTGTGTACCCAGCTGTTGATGATGCAGGGCGAAGAGACCGCCGCTGCCGTGCAGCGCGTCAAGGAGGCCCTCAGCAGCGGTGCCGCGATGGAGCGGTTTTCACAGATGATTGCGGCCTTGGGCGGTCCGCCCGATATGGCGCAGGACTGGCATACACATTTGCCCAAGGCGCCCGTTGTCGGCGACGTAACCGCGCCTGCGTCGGGCTATATCGCGGCCATTGACGGAGAGGCGCTGGGACTGGCGGTTGTGGCCTTGGGTGGCGGGCGGAATGTTGAGACCGATCAGGTCAATCCGGCGGTGGGCTTGACCGAGGTCGTCCGGCTTGGTGCTAGAGTCTCGCGCGGCGATCCGCTTTGCGTAGTGCATGCCGCCGACGAAGATGCGGCGATTGCCGGTGCGATGGCCGTTCAGGCCGCTGTGACGATTGGCGATGCGGTCACTCCCGGCCCGCTGGTTATTGAAGGAATTACGTGA
- a CDS encoding phosphopentomutase, with the protein MPRAFLIVIDSVGIGGAPDADQFFNGQLPDTGANTVGHIARDVGLNVPTLAALGLGAAVKLACGEAPAGLDVTPTGAWGAATEISRGKDTPSGHWELAGVPVPWDWHVFPDTDPAFPPELTALICELAGTEGILGNRHASGTAVLDEEGEAHLRTGWPICYTSADSVLQIAAHEEAFGLERLIKLCHDLAPTVHDMRVGRVIARPFLGEVGNFKRTANRKDFAIAPPSPTICDYVHDAGRTVHAVGKIGDIFSMRGIDDLRKGRDAALMEHIHDLADAAVDGAFVFANLVEFDSEYGHRRDAAGYRDHLQWFDGELAALLPKLKPDDLLIVTADHGNDPTWAGTDHTRERVPVLVHGLGARALGQLQFVDVAATVAAHLNVPYAGQGKSFL; encoded by the coding sequence ATGCCACGCGCCTTTTTGATCGTCATTGACAGCGTCGGGATCGGAGGGGCACCTGACGCAGACCAGTTTTTCAATGGTCAACTGCCCGATACAGGTGCCAATACCGTCGGTCACATTGCGCGGGATGTTGGCCTCAATGTGCCGACATTGGCGGCGCTGGGTTTGGGTGCTGCGGTAAAGCTTGCCTGTGGCGAGGCACCTGCCGGATTGGACGTCACGCCAACAGGCGCATGGGGCGCTGCGACGGAAATCTCACGCGGGAAAGACACGCCCTCGGGCCATTGGGAACTCGCCGGTGTGCCTGTGCCCTGGGACTGGCATGTGTTTCCGGATACCGATCCTGCCTTCCCGCCCGAACTGACCGCGCTGATCTGTGAATTGGCGGGCACCGAAGGCATCCTCGGCAATCGTCATGCGTCTGGCACAGCGGTGCTGGATGAAGAGGGCGAAGCGCATCTGCGCACGGGCTGGCCGATTTGTTATACATCGGCCGACAGCGTGCTGCAGATCGCCGCCCATGAAGAGGCGTTCGGGTTGGAGCGGCTGATCAAGCTCTGCCATGATCTTGCCCCCACCGTGCATGACATGCGTGTCGGGCGGGTCATCGCCCGCCCGTTCCTTGGCGAAGTCGGCAATTTCAAACGCACCGCCAACCGCAAGGATTTTGCGATTGCACCGCCTTCACCCACGATTTGCGACTATGTCCATGATGCGGGACGCACTGTGCACGCAGTGGGCAAAATCGGCGATATCTTCTCGATGCGGGGGATTGATGATCTGCGCAAAGGGCGGGATGCGGCCCTGATGGAGCATATCCACGATCTGGCCGACGCGGCGGTGGACGGGGCCTTCGTCTTTGCCAATCTGGTCGAATTCGATAGCGAATACGGCCATCGGCGCGACGCGGCAGGATACCGCGACCATTTGCAGTGGTTTGACGGGGAACTGGCGGCACTTTTGCCCAAATTGAAACCCGATGATCTGTTGATCGTCACCGCAGACCATGGCAATGACCCCACATGGGCTGGCACTGATCACACCCGTGAACGTGTTCCGGTTTTGGTGCATGGATTGGGCGCGCGCGCGTTGGGCCAGCTGCAATTTGTTGACGTGGCCGCCACCGTTGCCGCCCATTTGAATGTGCCTTACGCAGGCCAAGGAAAGAGCTTTCTATGA